Within the Glycine soja cultivar W05 chromosome 3, ASM419377v2, whole genome shotgun sequence genome, the region tctcaaaaATAACCCTCACCAAACAAGCCCTAACGTTAGTGTTcagaggcttttttttttaatcaagagaTAGTCCTGCCACTTCGACCTTTGCGACCACTATTTCACCCATGATAGGCGCTGCAGTGGTCCTGTATCGGCCAGGAACGACTTCACTATGCTACACGCCGCTATTTAAAACCCTAGGGATCCTTAATGAGAACAAGGGACCATTGATTAGAATGTTTACAAGTGACATGGAAGAATAGCCGACTGTTTAGGAGATTGGTAGAGGATGTGGTTTTGAACAAGGACTTTTTGAAGAATAATATCATTTGTTTTTGGGGTTCATTTCCTATATTGTAGGTGCTTCGAATAATTGATTGGGATGAGAAACTAGCCATGGGTTTCATTTATGAGGCAATGGACCGACCCAAGGAAAGGATACAAAAAGAGTTCAATGGTGTCAAGAAAATACCtaactaatttcaaaatttcatctTTGGTTTTTAAATTGAACTATTGAACTCTTGCTTTATGGTATTGGACTTGGTTTCAGAAgtgaaaactaaataaattattgttcaATTGTCTAGTTATGAAGATCTATGGAGATCATCGATGAAAGGTGTTTCATCGGTGAATTTTTGGTATTATAGCATGCAACATGCAAATTTCATCGGATCCAACAATTTGTATTACAATCCCATTATTTGTGATCTTGTGAACCCTTTTCAATCCCTAGTATAATCTTGAGTTTTTCTATCTTGATTATATGGGACCTACATATTTCTTCTACATTGAATAATACAGCTGCAACGcacccaattaaaaaaaagtacagcTATAAATGTTTCATAAAAGAAAACACACCTCGGGGACATTTTGCTTTGGAAAATCAGCTTCCTTGGGCTGATTAGTTTCTTTGTCATTTATCGATTCATCCTGCATATTGCCCTTCATactcagaaaaaaaataatcaagaatttaattttatcaaacagcATGCAATCTAGTATCAGAAAGCACTAATTGTGCATTTTTTAACCATGAAAGTGAGTAGAATATGATCAAGAATATATTCTGGTTAAAATTGTAAGCAAAATCAGTTAAAGGACAGAGAATTTTAGTAGTGGCAGAAGTATATAGAGCCTATTTTATATTGAAAGAGGAAATTTTTTCTGGTCAGCTTATGCAGACAAATCTTTTGTTCCTCGgcaatttaatttagaaagatAAAGCAAAATTCTAGATACTGCCCTATtttttgcaacaaaataaatgcgTCGACATATTTCCATCTGGACAACCTACAAATCTACATGgcaaatatttgtattttaaaggGAATGCTGTAATTACTTCAAGCATAATTTCATACTGCCACATTCAAAAGAATACATAGTTatcataaaagaatattttaagaTTTCAGTACCAGCTGCTTTCTAGTTTCAGATTGCATATACTCGAGTATCCCATCAACAGTCCAAGTAGGAATAGTATCTACTTTGGATGTCAAGGGGAACAATATCTCAACAGCTTTTAGATAGCCCCTTGCAGCACCAACTTGTATTGGCTTGACACCATCCTGTGTGCAAACAGATGTCAaactttattttgaatattaattGAAGCACGTTGTTTACCACAATCATAACTACTAAATGTGCCAAGCAAAGAGCCATTAATCATACTGCTTTTGTGTCCCAAGGACTACTGGGTTCTAAGACAAGTAAACTTTAAGAACTCTTTTGTTGGTCACTGATTCCCACAGTAACAGTATAAGAAGATAATGTTTGAACTTTAAAATCCTTCTCACCTCATCAGAGACATTAGGATCAGCTCCCGCTTTCAATAAGCAATTTAATAGTTCAAGACTTCCATTATCAGCTGCGATGTGCAAAGGAGTTGCTCCACCAGCACTTATATTTACTTTAGCACCTGCCTGCATATAAAGATTCAAATGTAATGACATAGATTGAGCATGAGATGAAAAACATACAGGAAGAAAGCAGCATCTTGCAAACACCAATACCTACAAACTAACACATCTTCACATAAAACCACTAAAACAATTGTGTAAAATCAATGTATTGGAAAAGTCATTGGTACATAACTTACCATGCTGCATTATATTTCTTCTGATAAACCATTAACTATTTGATTTCTTAAATGagatatttatacatatataggTCTACATACTTCTAGAGTACTTCCATAAACATCAAAGGATGGTTATGGCTACTTGTAGAGATATCTTTCAGGCAAAAGTGCATTCTTCAACAAGGTTCATCCAACTTACTGTCACTTTAAACATATTCTACCTATGTGattcttctttccctttttcatTATCTAGATTTAGTTAGTTTGTAACTTAACATACCCCTCCCATTAGCTCTCTGACAAAGTACATTTTTGTACTACTGGACATATGTACTTTGAAATAACTAATTCTGATGAATATATAACGTAGAAATAAGTTGTCAACTGGATTGCACTGTTGGTCATaaagttgttaattttttatggcATTATTACTACTACATTAAATcacttaaacaaaatttattccATGTTTCATAGATACTGACAGATACACTGTATAATTAATTTGCAGTACAAAAAATTCATAGTTGACAGGTTGAGAAAGATGGGGAACCTGAATTAACAGCTCTAAGCATGCCAGAGAACTGGCTGCCACAGCTGAAAGGAGTGGAGTAATACCATCATCAGTTTCAGCATTTGGCTGCAAAGCAACATCAACGAGATGAAAGGGAATATAAAATGggactataaaaactaaaattaaaaacttatttgaaaATGGCATACTTATTAAAGAGCATTTGTTTTTAATCATACCATACAAGGCAAATTGATAAAGCTTATGCTGATTGCACTAATTAAACCATGGAATTATTGACGCGGAAATATAAAAATTCTGCACTCTAGCATATTGATTAATAATGACATGTGGTCCATCCACTAATTCATAAGTCCACTGATCCAAcagtttaaaaagaaaagtattttttttaaacaaaaaccaGAATGATAGATACTAATGCCAAGAAATATTCTGCAtatccaattaaaaatatataaaatttctttaaaaataaaaaacttttaagtGAATAAAATTTCTCAAGACAGAGTAGCAAGGAATCGAACCAAAGCTTCCAATgaattatattaagaaaaagcAACAAAGTAAAAGAGGACTCACATTTGCACCATGTTCCAATAGTACACTGACAGAAGCTGGTTGGGCATGGCCAGCAGCCCAAACCAAAGGTGTTCCCGAGTCACTCTCTAGATCAGGATTAACTCCCCTGGACAGCAAGTACTTGAGCAGTTCAGTATCCCCTGAAACAAAATGAGATGAAGAGAACATGAAAATAATAGAACAAAGTAAAATGTCTTAATGGAATACCACTAAACTTTGACACCCTCCTTAAAAAATCTTGATAGTCTTACTCCGGGAAGGTATAGaacataaatttgtttattttgataacttaaccgtgataaaaaaaaaatcatccgaTAAAgctatcaaaataaacaaccacATGATTACAAAAGActtgtttatattatttaaaagtttttattgaatagccacaagacttttttttatcacaaaaatgtcttttaaaatcctaatcCTGTACACCCCAAAGATACATCCCCTTATGATACTAGGGTTAGGGACTAAATTCACCAATTATAAAAGATACGGTGACCAAAAATCGTGATTTTTAATGTATAGAGACTAAAACCAATTTTGATAGAAAATTGAGGAACTTGAAACATATTTTACCTATTTATCAATTCATTGCATAGAAagcaaagcaaaaaaaaaaaaaaggagaggtgAGGTGAGGTGAGAAGAGACCTATCCCTGCAGAATGGTGTAATACCGTAGCCCCTAAATTGCTAGCCACGGTAGGATCGGCACCGTGGTCAATTAGATATTTAGCAGTGGCGGTATGTCCCTGACGAGTAGCATGAATGAGTGCAGTCTCCCCTGAAAAGAAATAAGCAATATCAATTATCATCAGGTAAAAGATTACAAGTATgaacaatatatatacatagagagagagagaggaagcaCCATCATCATCTTGAGAATCGACAGAGAGCTTCAAATCGGTTAAGAGGTAGTCGCAAACAGCGGTTTGGCCTTCGCGCGCGGCAAAATGCAGTGCACCTCTCTTGTTGGCGTCCTTTATTGCTTCCACCGATTTCGCCAAATCCTTACCCTCGTCCAGCTGCAACGCCAATTCTTCCAAAACCAAAAAGCTGCTGCTTTAGCACACAATAGAGAGGGACACAAACGAACGAACAAGCAAAACATAATTAGTAACAATACATACTCTTTAAGAGATCAATTGATCCAGTTCGAGCAGCGTTCAGAAACAATTGAACTTTCTGCCTCGCTGCACTCACACAGGAAATAGAGAGAgcttcaataattaattaacaatcgATTAACagatagagagaaagagaggaagaaggATGTGACCTGCAAGTGCGTCGGAAGCATCGGGAGCCATAGGAATagtgtagaagaagaagaaggtatTGATTTTGTGTAGAAAAGGAGACTATGAAACCTTGTAGACTATACTATTACTACCGATTCTCACTTGTTCGTATGAGTGAGTCGTATATATATGCCATGCCACAAACACGCGCAAGCCGCAACTCTGCTACGCCCGTTTACGGGAAGGGTATCGCTATTGAGTAttgacctttttcttttttcttttcaaacaaaattataataacaaatgCATAATTTATTacactttaataaaaaaaatgcatgcttaatatatatatatatatataagtaaccATCGTTCTTATATACTGTATATGATATGATACTAACAAAAATTCATCCGAAAATAAGGACAATATTGACCAATTTAAATAAACACAGTTAAAAAGGTAACTGAAGTATTCATGagaatgtctattttttttattttcaataatttttaaagattttataaaaaggtaacATGCTAagtcttataataataattacactttaacataatattagtgtaacatataatataaaaatgtgtcagtataatatttttaaatataaaatattagtgtggaagtagaaaaaaatagtgtggtgtataattttaaaaaaattcaacaagtATGAGTATAATTTGTTCCTAAAgttattattgatttttcttatttatgatgaaatatgcatttattattataatttaaatatataataataaatattatataatgaaaattttattatatatatatatatatatagtgcattaataattttaactaaatacaggatcctgtaaaaaaaatacagacaGAAAAAGATGTTTagttattaaattt harbors:
- the LOC114407705 gene encoding ankyrin repeat, PH and SEC7 domain containing protein secG-like isoform X2, whose product is MAPDASDALAARQKVQLFLNAARTGSIDLLKKLALQLDEGKDLAKSVEAIKDANKRGALHFAAREGQTAVCDYLLTDLKLSVDSQDDDGETALIHATRQGHTATAKYLIDHGADPTVASNLGATVLHHSAGIGDTELLKYLLSRGVNPDLESDSGTPLVWAAGHAQPASVSVLLEHGANPNAETDDGITPLLSAVAASSLACLELLIQAGAKVNISAGGATPLHIAADNGSLELLNCLLKAGADPNVSDEDGVKPIQVGAARGYLKAVEILFPLTSKVDTIPTWTVDGILEYMQSETRKQLDESINDKETNQPKEADFPKQNVPEVAPEAKKRAAESKSRGDEAFKRNDYHMAIDSYTQAIDLNPTDATLLSNRSLCWIKLGQAEHALADAKACRALRPDWPKACYREGAALRLLQKFDEAANAFYEGVKLDPENKELVNAFREAVEAGRKFHGTTENKS
- the LOC114407705 gene encoding ankyrin-3-like isoform X1; amino-acid sequence: MAPDASDALAARQKVQLFLNAARTGSIDLLKKLALQLDEGKDLAKSVEAIKDANKRGALHFAAREGQTAVCDYLLTDLKLSVDSQDDDGETALIHATRQGHTATAKYLIDHGADPTVASNLGATVLHHSAGIGDTELLKYLLSRGVNPDLESDSGTPLVWAAGHAQPASVSVLLEHGANPNAETDDGITPLLSAVAASSLACLELLIQAGAKVNISAGGATPLHIAADNGSLELLNCLLKAGADPNVSDEDGVKPIQVGAARGYLKAVEILFPLTSKVDTIPTWTVDGILEYMQSETRKQLGNMQDESINDKETNQPKEADFPKQNVPEVAPEAKKRAAESKSRGDEAFKRNDYHMAIDSYTQAIDLNPTDATLLSNRSLCWIKLGQAEHALADAKACRALRPDWPKACYREGAALRLLQKFDEAANAFYEGVKLDPENKELVNAFREAVEAGRKFHGTTENKS